One segment of Acidianus sp. HS-5 DNA contains the following:
- a CDS encoding ankyrin repeat domain-containing protein: protein MVSERELINIIESNNVSKLNELLMKGMNPNGYMHNGLTPLHVAVYSGNLEMVEILLQHGANPNVFTIPTTKLPKRFTPLQIAVMEQKPTKYDIAKTLIKYGANVNLYESNSDLSTGPPLFIAIARIDYATIKLLLDHGADINANFISKGCYYKPLGYAALTGDIKITELLIQYGARVEESNDSLYTPYHAAAFAGNLDLLKFLFNIYPAPNIVGCSRSTPIFSAVASNSENFEVVKYLVEVGADVNFLDIVGNSVLFYALKNKKDRVASYLAERGARIIFRGKEMTNKNI from the coding sequence ATGGTTAGTGAAAGGGAACTCATAAACATTATAGAGAGCAACAATGTATCTAAATTAAACGAGCTCCTGATGAAGGGGATGAACCCTAACGGGTACATGCATAACGGACTTACACCCCTTCACGTAGCAGTCTATTCTGGTAACCTTGAAATGGTCGAAATCCTTCTACAGCACGGAGCAAACCCCAACGTATTTACCATACCAACAACTAAACTACCTAAACGCTTTACTCCGTTACAAATAGCAGTAATGGAACAAAAGCCTACAAAATACGACATTGCGAAGACACTCATAAAGTATGGGGCGAATGTGAATTTATATGAAAGTAATTCAGATCTGTCTACGGGGCCGCCTCTATTTATCGCTATTGCAAGGATAGACTATGCGACAATTAAATTACTCTTAGACCACGGTGCAGATATAAACGCTAATTTCATAAGTAAAGGGTGCTACTACAAACCTCTGGGTTACGCAGCGTTGACGGGAGATATAAAGATTACTGAACTCCTTATTCAGTACGGGGCTAGAGTAGAAGAGAGTAACGACAGTTTGTATACCCCGTATCACGCGGCCGCCTTTGCAGGTAACCTAGATCTCTTAAAGTTCCTTTTCAATATTTACCCCGCTCCTAATATAGTAGGTTGCAGTAGGTCTACCCCCATATTTTCAGCAGTGGCCAGCAATTCAGAAAATTTTGAGGTAGTAAAGTATCTAGTGGAAGTTGGAGCTGACGTTAATTTTCTTGACATAGTGGGGAATAGCGTACTTTTCTATGCGCTAAAGAATAAGAAGGACAGAGTCGCCTCATACTTAGCTGAGCGCGGTGCAAGGATTATATTTCGTGGAAAGGAGATGACCAATAAGAATATTTAG
- a CDS encoding AAA family ATPase — translation MDEAQEVEGWERFIRELEERSEAKVIVTGSSAKLLSSEFTLPRL, via the coding sequence ATAGATGAGGCTCAGGAGGTTGAAGGTTGGGAGAGGTTTATTAGGGAGCTGGAGGAGAGAAGTGAAGCTAAAGTTATAGTTACAGGCTCTTCTGCAAAGCTTTTGAGTTCTGAGTTCACCCTACCCCGCCTATGA
- a CDS encoding SAM-dependent methyltransferase — protein sequence MKKIIAVGISPSLELITCKALELIKKAPVVLVYDNDFPFNLQELLKDKKVIKLKPGFKEPNVIEENIRVIESLEEEWGVFLEIGDSSIRNPLYYHILGRYKVFEIERVPGVSSVTAVFSRLGINAEHFCVIGAEEESLLDSLIDRCDLFVIINIHKENLKIFDKLREHSYVVTFVKDCYNEGKEISNEMKWDTYWMIAVARKRENPSGNEEAKIAT from the coding sequence ATGAAGAAAATAATCGCAGTAGGCATTTCTCCCTCACTGGAATTAATTACTTGTAAAGCTCTTGAGTTAATAAAGAAGGCGCCCGTAGTATTGGTCTATGATAACGACTTCCCCTTCAATTTACAAGAATTGCTAAAAGACAAGAAAGTGATCAAGTTAAAGCCGGGCTTTAAGGAACCTAACGTAATAGAAGAGAACATAAGAGTAATAGAATCCCTAGAGGAAGAATGGGGAGTGTTCCTGGAGATAGGGGATTCAAGCATAAGGAATCCCCTTTACTACCACATCCTCGGCAGGTACAAGGTCTTCGAGATAGAGAGAGTTCCTGGAGTTAGCTCGGTCACTGCGGTGTTTAGTAGGCTCGGGATCAACGCGGAGCACTTTTGCGTGATAGGTGCTGAAGAGGAGAGCCTCTTGGACAGCTTAATAGATAGGTGCGACCTCTTCGTTATAATAAACATCCATAAAGAGAACCTGAAAATATTTGACAAGCTGAGGGAGCACTCGTATGTGGTCACTTTCGTGAAAGACTGTTACAACGAGGGGAAGGAGATCTCAAATGAGATGAAGTGGGACACGTATTGGATGATTGCGGTGGCGAGGAAAAGAGAGAACCCGAGCGGGAACGAAGAGGCGAAGATAGCGACCTAA
- a CDS encoding AAA family ATPase: MNVVVGPNGSGKTNLVDAFSFLKQLIRPISYPPYPFIRWREYRNVVFMQDENSDVSFEIDGTYKGKDYHYELSLNNLQIKEEIHFNVRYYYRFDL; encoded by the coding sequence ATAAATGTCGTCGTAGGACCCAACGGTTCTGGGAAAACTAACCTTGTTGACGCATTTAGCTTTTTAAAACAGCTTATTAGACCTATATCTTACCCTCCTTACCCTTTCATTAGGTGGAGAGAATATAGGAATGTAGTGTTCATGCAGGACGAGAACTCTGACGTCTCCTTTGAGATTGACGGTACATATAAGGGAAAGGATTACCATTATGAGCTTTCTCTAAACAATTTGCAAATAAAGGAGGAAATACATTTTAACGTAAGATATTATTACAGATTTGATTTATAG
- a CDS encoding citrate/2-methylcitrate synthase, which yields MIYFSRKRSPSLSHTENFLYMMRNEKPNAVDARTMDVATILHMDQEMNASSFTCLVVASTLSDIYSDCRNLNIKSDTEVLTLRL from the coding sequence ATGATCTATTTCTCCAGAAAACGGAGTCCTTCACTTTCCCATACTGAGAACTTCCTCTATATGATGAGGAATGAAAAACCAAATGCCGTCGATGCAAGGACTATGGATGTTGCAACGATCTTGCACATGGATCAAGAAATGAACGCTTCGTCATTTACGTGCTTAGTCGTTGCCTCAACTCTCTCAGACATTTACTCTGACTGCAGGAATCTCAACATTAAAAGTGACACGGAGGTGCTAACGCTGAGGCTTTAA
- the crn1 gene encoding CRISPR-associated ring nuclease Crn1, producing MATLGTSPGGVAETLYNLSMGNYVAPFESKELSFDELVVVRTKGTDEAYYALKAVLICCVNYEKVREVLFPFDDINNPKDFVTVRETVRGLLRTGDFMDFTGGRKAISAAAVLSAREVGAHLVTTIIEQQEYGEMMKKFNQLKEKLAGVYNRRDCRTIYCELMSKTARTIVFF from the coding sequence GTGGCAACGCTCGGTACTTCCCCTGGAGGTGTTGCTGAGACTCTGTATAACCTCTCCATGGGAAATTATGTTGCCCCTTTTGAATCAAAGGAGTTAAGTTTTGACGAGCTTGTCGTAGTGAGGACTAAGGGGACAGACGAAGCATACTACGCTTTGAAGGCTGTACTTATTTGTTGCGTTAATTACGAGAAGGTGAGGGAAGTTTTGTTTCCCTTTGATGACATAAACAACCCTAAGGACTTCGTAACTGTGAGGGAGACTGTAAGAGGGTTACTGAGGACTGGTGACTTTATGGACTTTACTGGAGGTAGGAAGGCGATAAGTGCAGCTGCAGTCCTCTCCGCTAGGGAAGTTGGAGCGCATTTGGTTACTACAATTATAGAACAACAGGAGTACGGGGAAATGATGAAGAAGTTTAACCAACTTAAGGAAAAGCTTGCTGGGGTATATAATAGGAGGGATTGCAGGACAATATATTGTGAGCTTATGTCAAAGACCGCTAGAACTATAGTTTTCTTCTAA
- the cas4 gene encoding CRISPR-associated protein Cas4, producing the protein MPITGVTVKHYAYCPHIVRLEALGFSERVTEAMYEGQVVEKEKEVGFLLTKYKEVIRKPIYRWRNLVGSPDFVLHAYNYYTPLDVKAGYSTTLDHKYQVLFYAFIMEKLGMNVKEALLYYVRKKKLVKLQYNDDERKFVEKLIKWIREAMEEEVKVAQRKEKCENCNFFPYCRPKKVGRLYYTL; encoded by the coding sequence ATGCCGATTACAGGAGTTACTGTAAAGCATTATGCTTACTGTCCGCATATAGTCAGGCTGGAGGCACTGGGTTTTTCTGAGAGAGTTACAGAGGCAATGTACGAGGGGCAGGTTGTAGAAAAGGAGAAGGAAGTAGGTTTCCTCCTCACTAAGTATAAGGAGGTAATAAGGAAGCCGATTTATAGGTGGAGGAATCTGGTCGGCTCCCCTGACTTCGTCCTCCATGCTTACAACTATTATACTCCGCTAGACGTAAAGGCTGGATACTCCACGACTTTAGATCATAAGTACCAAGTGTTGTTTTACGCATTCATTATGGAAAAGCTAGGGATGAACGTTAAGGAGGCCCTCTTATATTACGTAAGGAAAAAGAAATTGGTTAAACTGCAGTATAACGATGATGAGAGGAAATTCGTAGAGAAACTAATAAAGTGGATAAGGGAAGCGATGGAGGAGGAAGTAAAGGTAGCGCAGAGGAAGGAAAAGTGTGAGAACTGCAACTTCTTCCCTTACTGCAGGCCTAAGAAGGTTGGGAGGCTGTATTATACTCTCTGA
- the cas6 gene encoding CRISPR-associated endoribonuclease Cas6 translates to MIYVATFKLKADHDVVLPPFTSKVSKSILAYYSPTYTKLSEDAKPFKPIRVTVLKDSKGVVLAVNGRKAMMKGGGDYYFSFTFTDNNILKDLMGKVNAEVEMWGAKIEADIIDLKVIDEVKYEDSTFYKVNFLTPTLIQPPKKVKENRFLLYPYSYFFLASIVRHWNANMDKKVNITFLKSFVYLKEVDHGIRPVSANYDGKPVRGFWGWIIYEVREKKVKELLSYANLFGVGKSRAIGFGEVKVIPVSFEKS, encoded by the coding sequence ATGATATATGTAGCAACTTTCAAGCTTAAGGCAGACCACGACGTAGTTTTACCCCCCTTCACATCTAAGGTATCAAAATCGATCTTAGCTTACTACTCCCCTACTTACACAAAACTGTCCGAAGACGCTAAGCCCTTCAAACCGATAAGGGTGACGGTGCTGAAGGACTCTAAAGGGGTAGTGCTAGCAGTTAACGGCAGGAAAGCTATGATGAAGGGAGGGGGAGACTACTACTTCTCCTTTACCTTTACTGACAATAACATACTCAAGGACTTAATGGGCAAGGTAAACGCTGAGGTAGAGATGTGGGGTGCAAAAATAGAGGCAGACATTATAGACCTAAAGGTCATAGACGAGGTAAAGTATGAGGACTCTACCTTTTACAAAGTGAATTTTTTGACGCCTACGTTAATACAACCTCCTAAGAAGGTTAAGGAGAACAGGTTCCTCCTTTATCCTTACTCCTATTTCTTCCTTGCGTCTATTGTGAGGCACTGGAACGCTAACATGGATAAGAAAGTCAACATCACTTTCCTTAAGTCATTCGTTTACCTTAAGGAGGTGGACCACGGGATAAGGCCTGTGTCTGCAAATTACGACGGTAAACCGGTAAGGGGTTTTTGGGGTTGGATAATTTATGAGGTTAGAGAAAAGAAGGTTAAGGAGTTGTTGAGTTACGCTAATTTATTTGGAGTAGGTAAGAGTAGGGCGATAGGCTTCGGTGAAGTAAAAGTGATCCCGGTGAGTTTTGAAAAGTCTTAA
- a CDS encoding CRISPR-associated endonuclease Cas3'', with amino-acid sequence MTCWAFYGQETFKDHALGTLNCFRRNFAYIIPILSHRTGVEISTVKKSVEIAVAFHDIGKASKAYTSSYYGHEFYSGYIVNSIIRGCCDSELRDIAALSSMSHHQAMVERGLELIKSGEYKKLHKFEFNEECLQDINAVAKEIGVPVNLDRKVITPEDVASWFMKINNKKFYLYPIILGPLMVCDTYTANVHRGGGNKNLLILEYEKFIS; translated from the coding sequence ATGACTTGTTGGGCATTTTACGGACAGGAGACTTTTAAGGACCACGCTCTCGGGACTTTGAACTGCTTCAGGAGGAACTTCGCTTATATTATCCCGATACTTTCTCACAGGACCGGTGTAGAGATAAGTACTGTGAAGAAGAGCGTTGAAATAGCAGTTGCCTTTCACGACATAGGTAAAGCTTCAAAGGCCTATACCAGCTCTTATTACGGTCACGAGTTTTACAGCGGATACATTGTAAACTCTATAATACGAGGGTGTTGCGATAGCGAACTTAGGGACATAGCAGCTCTTTCCTCAATGAGCCACCATCAAGCAATGGTTGAGAGGGGCCTCGAGCTTATAAAGTCAGGAGAATACAAAAAATTGCATAAGTTTGAGTTTAATGAGGAATGCTTACAAGATATAAACGCGGTTGCAAAGGAGATAGGCGTCCCCGTTAACTTGGATAGAAAAGTCATAACCCCGGAAGACGTAGCATCGTGGTTTATGAAGATAAACAACAAAAAGTTCTACCTTTATCCAATAATCCTAGGGCCGTTAATGGTGTGCGACACTTACACTGCTAACGTACACAGAGGTGGAGGGAACAAGAATCTATTAATATTAGAATATGAAAAATTTATTTCATGA
- the cas3 gene encoding CRISPR-associated helicase Cas3' encodes MSLSREFTQLREGIRKVIELMDCKEGDDFAECRDLNFILNFPTGYGKTTLSIELAKWLSTHTTSNFSRLIHVVPTRSLVEDIAKRSAGLKYAVQYSFAPSELKSPNFLAKFVITTYDSFLLNLYKASVGEPFSVHGHYDLPRFSIYTSLVHFDEFHLMNEGNSWTSLIGAISHLSKVGVNFILSSATPNKSLEEEIINNSKNVVKVSVVRNYGDSIKNRECKEIGRGEYECSTGKELYKVVEVREEVKVPDIDVKFIDGDDFSKFIDGRTIIVVNTVDKAISIYEKLRDLDPCLIHSRFKISDRMKINLDECKLIISTQVIEVGVDMSSDVMITEQAPLPSIVQRVGRLLRRKEKEKGILYIWRSGDYAPYDKSEVDNTLNALKDNDVCLKDPYGCYGKKGYAEVMDSIMTKPKINYGLLKELDKISTNPFLTKRDLDELLDKYCTLTNSFIINLAVDKPGSQEDLIPFSGEMIDKAPLEREGNKVLAFFEKYSSDGSTDNVKVVEDYIEFKDWKDLCRKYRRVTHDKKILLGLKVKREYYDSKKGLRLK; translated from the coding sequence TTGTCGTTAAGCAGGGAGTTTACTCAGCTTAGGGAAGGTATTAGGAAAGTCATAGAATTGATGGACTGTAAAGAGGGCGATGACTTCGCCGAGTGCAGGGACTTAAACTTCATCTTAAACTTCCCAACGGGATACGGTAAAACTACTTTGTCAATAGAACTGGCAAAGTGGTTATCTACCCATACTACGTCAAACTTCAGCAGGCTAATACACGTCGTACCTACTAGGTCTTTGGTAGAGGACATAGCTAAGAGGTCTGCAGGCTTAAAGTACGCAGTACAATACTCATTTGCACCTTCAGAACTGAAGTCCCCCAATTTTTTAGCAAAATTTGTTATAACTACTTATGACTCTTTCCTCCTTAACCTCTACAAGGCCAGTGTAGGAGAGCCTTTTTCGGTCCACGGACACTATGACCTTCCCAGATTTTCCATATATACTTCACTGGTGCACTTCGACGAATTCCACTTAATGAATGAAGGTAACAGTTGGACTTCTTTAATAGGAGCTATCAGCCACCTATCGAAAGTCGGAGTAAACTTCATCCTATCCTCAGCTACGCCTAACAAGAGCTTGGAAGAAGAGATAATAAACAACTCAAAAAACGTAGTAAAGGTTTCTGTAGTAAGGAATTACGGCGACTCAATAAAAAACAGGGAATGCAAGGAAATAGGAAGAGGAGAATACGAATGCAGTACTGGTAAAGAGCTGTATAAAGTAGTTGAAGTGAGAGAAGAAGTCAAAGTCCCTGATATAGATGTAAAGTTTATTGACGGAGACGATTTTTCAAAGTTTATTGACGGCAGGACAATAATAGTAGTAAACACTGTGGATAAAGCTATTTCAATTTACGAAAAACTGAGAGACCTAGACCCTTGCTTAATTCATTCAAGGTTTAAGATATCAGATAGGATGAAGATTAACCTGGACGAGTGCAAATTGATAATTTCTACACAAGTGATTGAGGTAGGAGTAGACATGTCCTCTGACGTAATGATAACCGAGCAAGCGCCTTTACCGTCAATAGTACAGCGCGTCGGCAGGCTTTTGAGGAGGAAAGAAAAGGAGAAAGGTATATTATACATATGGAGGAGCGGGGATTACGCTCCTTACGATAAGAGCGAAGTTGATAACACGCTTAACGCTTTGAAGGATAACGACGTTTGCTTAAAAGACCCTTACGGGTGTTACGGCAAGAAGGGATACGCTGAAGTTATGGATAGTATAATGACAAAACCTAAAATAAACTACGGCCTCCTTAAAGAGCTTGATAAGATAAGCACTAATCCTTTCCTAACTAAAAGGGATCTGGACGAACTGCTAGACAAGTACTGTACGCTAACGAACTCCTTCATAATAAACTTAGCAGTCGATAAACCGGGCTCTCAGGAAGACTTAATACCATTTTCCGGAGAGATGATAGATAAAGCTCCTTTAGAGAGAGAAGGTAATAAGGTGTTAGCTTTCTTTGAGAAGTACAGTAGTGACGGCTCTACAGATAATGTAAAAGTAGTTGAGGACTATATAGAGTTTAAGGACTGGAAGGACTTGTGCAGGAAGTACAGGAGGGTGACCCACGATAAGAAAATACTCCTCGGTTTAAAGGTTAAGAGAGAGTATTACGATAGCAAAAAGGGGTTAAGGTTAAAATGA